From a single Serratia surfactantfaciens genomic region:
- the yeiB gene encoding DUF418 domain-containing protein YeiB, protein MNSHPLPRIATLDCVRGIAILGILLLNISAFGLPKAAYLNPAYLGMPSSRDAWTWALLDLFAQAKFLAMFALLFGAGLQMLLRRGKSWIRARLSWLVLFGLAHAILLWDGDILLAYGLIGLVCWRLIRDAKETFQLLKTGVVLYLIGVAVLLLLGFVSHGEPGGFWLPGVAELQYEKFWKLQGGFEAWRSRADLLSSSLLAIGAQYGWELAGLMLFGAGLMRSGWLRGSYSSGYYLRQAAWLLPLSVLIQLPAVALQWQVHWDYRWSGFLLQVPRELGAPLQAMGYLALCYGFWPALSRLRIAHWLSQVGRMALSNYLLQTLICTTLFYRFGLYERFDRLQLLAFVPLVWLINLAFSALWLRYFTQGPMEWLWRKLTQMAAGEAETKAPK, encoded by the coding sequence ATGAACAGTCATCCTCTGCCGCGCATCGCCACGCTGGACTGCGTGCGCGGCATCGCCATCCTCGGCATTTTATTGCTGAACATCAGCGCCTTCGGTTTGCCGAAGGCCGCCTACCTCAACCCGGCTTATCTGGGTATGCCGTCATCACGCGACGCCTGGACCTGGGCGCTGCTCGATCTCTTCGCCCAGGCCAAATTCCTGGCGATGTTCGCGCTGCTGTTCGGCGCCGGGCTGCAAATGCTGTTGCGACGAGGCAAAAGCTGGATCCGCGCGCGGCTGTCGTGGCTGGTGCTGTTTGGCCTCGCGCACGCGATCTTGTTGTGGGACGGCGACATTCTGCTGGCCTACGGGCTGATCGGCCTGGTGTGCTGGCGCCTGATCCGCGATGCCAAAGAAACCTTTCAACTGCTGAAAACCGGCGTGGTGCTGTATCTGATCGGCGTGGCGGTACTGCTGCTGCTCGGGTTTGTTTCGCACGGCGAACCGGGCGGCTTCTGGCTGCCTGGCGTGGCGGAGTTACAGTACGAGAAGTTCTGGAAGCTGCAGGGCGGTTTCGAAGCCTGGCGCAGCCGCGCCGATCTGCTCTCTTCCAGCCTGTTGGCCATCGGCGCGCAGTATGGCTGGGAGCTGGCGGGGCTGATGCTGTTCGGCGCCGGGCTGATGCGCAGCGGCTGGCTGCGCGGCAGCTACTCCTCCGGCTATTATCTGCGGCAGGCGGCGTGGCTGCTGCCGCTCTCGGTGCTGATCCAGCTGCCGGCGGTGGCGCTGCAATGGCAGGTGCATTGGGACTATCGCTGGAGCGGTTTCCTGCTGCAGGTGCCGCGCGAGCTGGGCGCGCCGCTGCAGGCGATGGGCTATCTGGCATTGTGCTATGGCTTCTGGCCCGCGCTGTCGCGCCTGCGCATCGCCCACTGGCTGAGCCAGGTGGGGCGCATGGCGCTGAGCAACTACCTGTTGCAAACGCTGATCTGCACCACGCTGTTTTATCGCTTCGGTCTCTATGAGCGGTTCGACCGGCTGCAGCTGTTGGCGTTTGTACCGCTGGTCTGGTTGATCAATCTGGCGTTTTCCGCACTGTGGCTGCGTTATTTCACCCAGGGACCGATGGAGTGGCTGTGGCGCAAGCTGACGCAGATGGCCGCCGGCGAAGCGGAAACCAAAGCGCCGAAGTGA
- the folE gene encoding GTP cyclohydrolase I FolE — MTSLSKEAALVHAALEERGLETPLRGEVLDRETRKRRIKEHMTEIMQLLNLDLSDDSLAETPHRIAKMYVDEIFSGLDYANFPKITVIENKMKVDEMVTVRDITLTSTCEHHFVTIDGKATVAYIPKDSVIGLSKINRIVQFFSQRPQVQERLTQQILVALQTLLGTNNVAVSIDAVHYCVKARGIRDATSATTTTSLGGLFKSSQNTRQEFLRAVRHHQG; from the coding sequence ATGACATCATTAAGTAAAGAAGCCGCGCTGGTGCATGCGGCGCTGGAAGAGCGTGGTCTGGAGACCCCGCTGCGCGGGGAAGTGCTGGATCGCGAAACGCGCAAACGCCGCATCAAAGAGCACATGACCGAAATCATGCAGCTGCTGAATCTCGATCTGTCCGACGATAGCCTGGCGGAAACGCCGCATCGCATCGCCAAAATGTATGTCGACGAGATCTTCTCCGGCCTGGACTACGCCAACTTCCCGAAAATCACCGTCATCGAAAACAAGATGAAGGTGGATGAGATGGTGACGGTGCGCGACATCACGCTGACCAGCACCTGTGAACACCACTTCGTGACCATCGACGGCAAGGCCACCGTGGCCTATATCCCGAAAGACTCGGTGATCGGTCTGTCGAAGATCAACCGCATCGTGCAGTTCTTCTCCCAGCGTCCGCAGGTGCAAGAGCGCCTGACCCAGCAGATCCTGGTGGCGCTGCAAACCCTGCTCGGCACCAATAACGTGGCGGTATCGATCGATGCGGTCCATTATTGTGTCAAGGCGCGCGGCATCCGCGACGCGACCAGCGCCACCACCACCACCTCGTTGGGGGGGCTGTTCAAGTCCAGCCAGAACACCCGCCAGGAGTTCCTGCGCGCGGTGCGTCATCACCAGGGGTGA
- a CDS encoding type II toxin-antitoxin system CcdA family antitoxin, whose translation MPVKQRTTQSVTMTLERSLLSRAREAGINLSATLTAALDAELRQHERIKWQEENREALEALNRFNDEHGCFSDEYRTF comes from the coding sequence ATGCCAGTAAAACAACGAACGACGCAAAGTGTGACCATGACGCTGGAACGCAGTTTGTTGAGCCGTGCGCGTGAGGCGGGGATTAATCTCAGTGCGACGCTAACTGCTGCTTTAGATGCTGAGTTGCGTCAGCATGAGAGGATAAAATGGCAGGAAGAAAACCGAGAGGCGCTTGAAGCGCTTAACCGATTTAATGATGAGCATGGTTGCTTTAGCGACGAATACAGGACGTTTTAG
- the gsiD gene encoding glutathione ABC transporter permease GsiD codes for MIKHWRRNVALKAMPLIDPNAVRTPWGEFWRRFRRQRAALVAGLLVLLLIAAALLAPYLAPFDAENYFDYDRLNEGPSLMHWLGVDSLGRDIFSRILMGTRISLAAGVFSVLAGGAIGTLLGLLAGYYEGWWDRLTMRVCDVLFAFPGILLAIGVVAIMGSGMANVIVAVAIFSIPAFARLVRGNTLVLKHLTYIESARSIGASDWTIILRHILPGTLSSIVVYFTLRIGTSIITAASLSFLGLGAQPPTPEWGAMLNEARADMVIAPHVAIFPSLAIFITVLAFNLLGDGLRDALDPKLKG; via the coding sequence ATGATTAAGCATTGGCGGCGCAACGTTGCACTGAAGGCGATGCCGCTTATCGACCCCAACGCGGTACGCACGCCGTGGGGTGAGTTTTGGCGGCGTTTTCGCCGCCAGCGGGCGGCGCTGGTCGCCGGTCTGTTGGTGCTGCTGCTGATCGCGGCGGCGCTGCTGGCGCCTTATCTGGCACCGTTCGATGCGGAAAACTATTTCGATTACGACCGGCTGAACGAAGGGCCTTCGCTGATGCACTGGCTGGGTGTCGATTCCCTCGGGCGCGATATCTTCAGCCGCATCCTCATGGGCACGCGCATTTCGCTGGCGGCCGGGGTGTTCTCAGTGCTGGCGGGCGGGGCGATCGGCACCTTGCTGGGGCTGCTGGCCGGCTACTATGAGGGCTGGTGGGATCGCCTCACCATGCGTGTGTGCGACGTGCTGTTCGCGTTTCCCGGCATTCTGCTGGCGATCGGCGTGGTGGCGATCATGGGCAGCGGCATGGCCAACGTGATCGTTGCGGTGGCGATCTTCAGCATTCCGGCCTTTGCTCGCCTGGTGCGCGGCAACACGCTGGTGCTGAAGCACCTGACCTATATCGAGTCGGCGCGCAGCATCGGGGCTTCGGACTGGACCATCATTCTGCGGCACATTCTGCCGGGCACGTTGTCGTCGATCGTAGTCTATTTCACCCTGCGCATCGGCACCTCGATCATCACCGCCGCCAGCCTGTCGTTTTTGGGCCTGGGCGCTCAGCCGCCGACACCGGAGTGGGGAGCGATGCTCAACGAGGCGCGCGCCGATATGGTGATCGCGCCGCACGTGGCGATCTTCCCCAGCCTGGCGATATTCATCACCGTGCTGGCGTTCAACCTGTTGGGCGACGGATTGCGCGACGCGCTCGATCCGAAGCTGAAGGGGTGA
- the fghA gene encoding S-formylglutathione hydrolase — MTLSLELLEEHRMFGGWQQRYRHAAQSLNCNMTFSIYLPPPRDDNPPPVLYWLSGLTCNDENFTLKAGAQRIAAELGLVLVMPDTSPRGDEVPNDEGYDLGQGAGFYLNATQAPWDRHFRMYDYVSAELPALIAQHFSVSDRQSIFGHSMGGHGALMMAFRNPQRFRSVSAFAPIVNPCQVPWGRKAFTAYLGSDESQWLQYDSCHLLASGAEKMPVLIDQGDDDQFLADQLQPARLAELARQRDWPLTLRIQPGYDHSYFTIATFVEDHLRFHAEHLFR; from the coding sequence ATGACGTTGTCATTGGAACTTCTCGAAGAGCACCGCATGTTCGGCGGCTGGCAACAGCGTTATCGCCACGCGGCGCAGAGCCTGAATTGCAACATGACATTCAGCATCTACCTGCCGCCGCCGCGCGATGATAACCCGCCGCCGGTGCTGTACTGGCTGTCGGGGCTGACCTGCAACGACGAGAACTTCACGTTGAAAGCCGGCGCGCAACGCATCGCCGCCGAGCTGGGTCTGGTGCTGGTGATGCCGGACACCAGCCCGCGCGGCGACGAAGTGCCGAACGACGAAGGCTACGATCTGGGCCAGGGCGCCGGGTTCTACCTGAACGCCACCCAGGCGCCGTGGGATCGTCACTTCCGCATGTACGATTACGTCAGCGCCGAACTGCCGGCGCTGATCGCACAGCACTTCAGCGTCAGCGATCGTCAATCGATCTTCGGTCACTCGATGGGGGGCCACGGCGCGCTGATGATGGCGTTTCGCAATCCGCAGCGCTTCCGCTCGGTGTCGGCGTTCGCGCCGATCGTCAACCCGTGCCAGGTGCCGTGGGGCCGCAAGGCCTTCACCGCCTATCTGGGCAGCGACGAAAGCCAATGGCTGCAGTACGACAGCTGCCATCTGCTGGCCAGCGGCGCGGAGAAAATGCCGGTGCTTATCGACCAGGGCGACGACGACCAGTTCCTTGCCGATCAGCTGCAGCCGGCGCGGTTGGCCGAACTGGCGCGTCAGCGCGACTGGCCGCTGACGCTGCGCATTCAGCCGGGGTACGATCACAGCTACTTCACCATCGCCACCTTCGTGGAAGATCACCTGCGCTTCCACGCCGAGCACCTGTTCCGCTGA
- a CDS encoding CcdB family protein: MQFTVYANRGNSAVYPLLLDVTSDIIGQLNRRVVIPLLPVEKYPGSTRPERLIPLIRLIDDNEYAVMTYEMASIPVRALGAEFCDVSQYRTRIKAAIDFLLDGI, encoded by the coding sequence ATGCAATTTACGGTGTATGCGAATAGGGGGAACAGCGCGGTTTATCCCCTGCTGCTTGATGTGACGAGCGATATCATTGGGCAATTAAATCGTCGGGTTGTGATCCCTTTGTTGCCCGTTGAAAAATACCCGGGGAGTACACGACCGGAGCGCTTGATCCCGTTGATCAGATTGATTGATGACAACGAGTACGCCGTGATGACATATGAAATGGCCAGCATCCCGGTTCGGGCTTTGGGGGCCGAGTTTTGTGATGTTTCCCAGTATCGGACCAGGATAAAAGCCGCCATCGACTTTCTTCTTGACGGTATTTGA
- a CDS encoding YbfB/YjiJ family MFS transporter: MALRIALSGFVALIVAMGIGRFAFTPQVPLMIAEHQFSLTGAGLVAAINYLGYLCGAYDAMRATRHVERRLWLGVWGAVVLTLLSALAQDAWTHGALRFVIGWASGWAMVLVAAWTNERLAHYGRPALSAAVFAGPGAGIFLSGMLAVGINTLGLTAAQAWLAYGVLALVLIGAISAYLPRAGELHRPNAALEPLLLTPALKRLVWSYSLAGFGYILPATFLSQMAAARFPGSLFAQFVWPVFGGAAVLGIVIGILTRHRLTTQTRLAITLWVQALGVLSAEVVPGVAGLALGALLTGGGFLCVVQLALQHGRELAPRHARYMAGLLTTGYAIGQLVGPMLSALSTALTHRLEPALYVAVAALLAAGVLVVNTPARRLVQKAAPR; encoded by the coding sequence ATGGCTTTACGCATTGCCTTGAGTGGTTTTGTCGCGCTGATCGTCGCGATGGGCATCGGCCGCTTCGCTTTCACCCCTCAGGTGCCGCTGATGATCGCTGAACACCAGTTCAGCCTGACCGGCGCCGGGCTGGTGGCGGCGATCAACTATTTGGGCTACCTGTGCGGCGCCTATGATGCGATGCGCGCCACGCGCCACGTCGAACGGCGCCTGTGGCTCGGCGTGTGGGGCGCGGTAGTGCTGACGCTGCTGTCGGCGCTGGCGCAGGATGCGTGGACGCACGGTGCGCTGCGCTTCGTCATCGGTTGGGCCAGCGGCTGGGCGATGGTACTGGTGGCGGCCTGGACCAACGAGCGGTTGGCGCACTACGGTAGGCCGGCGCTGAGCGCGGCGGTGTTCGCCGGGCCGGGCGCCGGTATCTTCCTCAGCGGCATGCTGGCGGTGGGCATCAACACGCTGGGGCTGACGGCGGCACAGGCCTGGCTGGCGTATGGCGTGCTGGCGCTGGTATTGATAGGCGCGATTAGCGCCTATCTGCCGCGGGCCGGCGAGTTGCACCGCCCGAACGCAGCCCTGGAGCCGCTGCTGTTGACGCCGGCGCTCAAACGTTTGGTGTGGAGTTACAGCCTGGCCGGCTTCGGCTACATCCTGCCGGCGACGTTCTTGTCGCAGATGGCGGCGGCGCGTTTTCCCGGCAGCCTGTTCGCGCAGTTCGTCTGGCCGGTATTCGGCGGCGCGGCGGTGCTGGGGATCGTCATCGGTATTCTGACCCGCCACCGCCTGACCACCCAGACCCGATTGGCGATCACGCTGTGGGTGCAGGCGCTGGGCGTGCTGAGCGCCGAAGTGGTGCCGGGCGTGGCCGGTCTGGCGCTCGGGGCGTTGTTGACCGGCGGCGGTTTTCTCTGCGTGGTGCAGCTCGCTCTTCAGCACGGCCGGGAGCTGGCGCCGCGCCATGCGCGCTACATGGCCGGGTTGCTGACTACCGGCTATGCGATCGGCCAGCTGGTAGGGCCGATGCTGTCGGCGCTGTCGACCGCTTTGACCCATCGGCTGGAGCCGGCGTTGTACGTGGCGGTGGCGGCGCTGTTGGCGGCCGGCGTATTGGTGGTCAATACGCCAGCGCGGCGATTGGTGCAAAAAGCGGCGCCGCGGTGA
- the ptrR gene encoding putrescine utilization regulator PtrR, with amino-acid sequence MDLTQLRMFCCVAETGSVARAAEQLHRVPSNLTTRLRQLEQELGADLFIREKQRLRLSPMGHNFLCYANRILALSDEAMSITHAGEPAGNFALGSMESTAATRLPSLLAAYHQRFSQVSLSLTTGTSGEIADRVRAGTLAAALVDGPVPYDELNGCIAYPEHMVVISCLDHAPIHSAKDANGETLFAFRASCSYRLRLEAWFKNEGARPGQVMEIQSYHAMLACVASGAGLAMIPHSVLSLLPGHERVRVHALPPEVADTATWLLWRRDAFGPNVRALKELIIEQTETAAVDESTPDDLSDVSDIA; translated from the coding sequence ATGGATCTGACCCAGCTTCGCATGTTCTGCTGCGTGGCGGAAACCGGCTCGGTCGCCCGCGCCGCCGAGCAGCTGCACCGCGTGCCGTCGAATCTGACCACCCGGCTGCGCCAGCTCGAGCAGGAGCTCGGCGCCGATCTGTTTATCCGTGAAAAGCAGCGTCTGCGCCTGTCGCCGATGGGCCATAACTTTCTGTGTTACGCCAACCGGATTCTGGCGCTGAGCGACGAGGCGATGAGCATCACCCACGCCGGCGAACCGGCGGGCAACTTCGCCCTCGGTTCGATGGAAAGCACCGCCGCCACCCGCCTGCCCTCGCTGTTGGCGGCTTACCACCAGCGCTTCTCGCAGGTTTCACTGTCGCTGACCACCGGCACCTCCGGCGAAATCGCCGATCGGGTGCGCGCCGGCACGTTGGCGGCCGCCCTGGTCGACGGCCCGGTGCCTTATGACGAGTTGAACGGCTGTATCGCCTATCCTGAACATATGGTGGTGATCTCCTGTCTCGATCATGCGCCGATCCACAGCGCCAAAGACGCCAATGGCGAAACGCTGTTCGCCTTTCGCGCCAGCTGCTCCTACCGCCTGCGGCTGGAAGCCTGGTTCAAAAACGAAGGGGCGCGGCCGGGGCAGGTCATGGAGATCCAGTCCTATCACGCGATGCTGGCCTGCGTCGCCAGCGGCGCCGGGTTGGCGATGATCCCGCACTCGGTGCTCAGCCTGCTGCCGGGCCATGAGCGGGTGCGGGTTCACGCCCTCCCGCCGGAAGTGGCCGACACCGCCACCTGGCTGCTGTGGCGCCGCGACGCGTTCGGGCCGAACGTGCGCGCGCTGAAAGAATTGATTATTGAACAGACGGAAACCGCCGCTGTTGATGAAAGCACCCCCGACGATTTATCAGACGTTAGCGATATCGCCTGA
- the galS gene encoding HTH-type transcriptional regulator GalS encodes MPPVHPITIRDVAKRAGVSVATVSRVLNHSALTSKETRELVLQAVAELGYRPNANAQALATQSSDTLGVVVMDVSDPFFGALVKAVDTVAQKHHKYLLIGNSYHQADKERHAIEVLIRQRCNALIVHAKALSDAELIGFLEQVPGMVLINRIVSGYESRCVGLDNVCGAEMALRLLLSQGHRRIGYLGSNHPIEDGPLRQQGYAQAMAAAGLATPDSWRAYGSPDLQGGEAAMVELLGRNLQLSAVFAYNDAMAAGAMAVLKENGITVPQHFSLIGFDDIPIARYTSPKLTTVRYPIVSMATLATELALQGAAGLAEPQAEHLFMPTLVRRHSVAPWQSEATVTL; translated from the coding sequence ATGCCTCCAGTTCATCCGATCACCATTCGCGACGTGGCGAAACGCGCCGGGGTCTCTGTCGCGACCGTCTCCCGGGTACTCAATCATAGCGCGTTGACCAGCAAGGAGACGCGCGAGCTGGTGCTGCAGGCGGTGGCGGAGTTGGGCTACCGCCCCAACGCCAATGCACAGGCGTTGGCGACCCAAAGCAGCGATACCCTGGGCGTGGTAGTGATGGACGTGTCCGATCCGTTCTTCGGTGCGCTGGTGAAAGCGGTAGACACGGTGGCGCAGAAACACCACAAATATCTGCTGATCGGCAACAGCTATCATCAGGCGGACAAAGAGCGCCATGCGATCGAAGTGCTGATCCGCCAGCGTTGTAACGCCCTGATTGTCCATGCCAAAGCCCTGAGCGATGCCGAGCTGATCGGTTTTCTGGAGCAGGTGCCGGGCATGGTGCTGATCAACCGCATCGTTTCCGGCTATGAATCGCGCTGCGTCGGGCTGGATAACGTCTGCGGCGCCGAGATGGCGCTGCGCCTGTTGCTGTCGCAGGGCCATCGGCGCATCGGCTATCTGGGTTCCAACCACCCGATCGAGGACGGGCCGCTGCGTCAGCAGGGCTACGCACAGGCGATGGCCGCCGCCGGGCTGGCGACGCCCGACAGCTGGCGCGCCTACGGTTCGCCGGATCTGCAGGGCGGCGAGGCGGCGATGGTGGAGCTGCTGGGGCGCAACTTACAGCTAAGCGCGGTGTTCGCCTACAACGACGCCATGGCCGCCGGTGCCATGGCGGTACTGAAAGAAAACGGTATCACTGTGCCGCAGCATTTCTCGCTGATCGGCTTCGACGACATCCCCATCGCGCGGTACACCAGCCCCAAACTTACCACGGTGCGCTACCCGATCGTCTCGATGGCCACGCTGGCGACCGAGCTGGCATTGCAGGGCGCAGCTGGCCTGGCAGAGCCGCAGGCCGAGCATCTGTTCATGCCGACGCTGGTGCGCCGCCATTCCGTCGCTCCCTGGCAAAGTGAGGCGACG
- a CDS encoding S-(hydroxymethyl)glutathione dehydrogenase/class III alcohol dehydrogenase — MEMIKTRAAVAWGPNQPLKIEEVDLMPPQKGEVLVRIVATGVCHTDAYTLSGKDPEGVFPAILGHEGGGVVEAVGEGVTSVAVGDHVIPLYTPECGECKFCKSGKTNLCQAIRATQGKGLMPDGTTRFFKDGKPIFHYMGTSTFSEYTVVPEISLAKINKEAPLEEVCLLGCGVTTGMGAVINTAKVQPGDTVAIFGLGGIGLSAIIGAQMAGAGRIIGIDLNTSKFDLARKLGATDLINPKDYDKPIQDVIVELTDGGVDFSFECIGNVNVMRSALECCHKGWGESVIIGVAGAGEEIATRPFQLVTGRVWRGSAFGGVKGRSQLPGIVERYLNGEFALNDFITHTMGLEQINEAFDLMHEGKSIRTVIHFDQ, encoded by the coding sequence ATGGAGATGATCAAAACCCGCGCCGCCGTTGCCTGGGGCCCGAACCAGCCGCTGAAGATTGAGGAAGTCGATCTGATGCCACCGCAAAAAGGCGAAGTGTTGGTGCGGATCGTCGCTACCGGCGTCTGCCATACCGACGCCTACACCCTGTCCGGCAAAGATCCGGAGGGCGTGTTCCCGGCGATCCTCGGCCATGAGGGCGGCGGCGTGGTGGAAGCGGTCGGTGAAGGCGTCACCAGCGTGGCGGTCGGCGACCACGTAATCCCGCTCTACACCCCGGAATGCGGCGAGTGCAAATTCTGTAAATCCGGCAAGACCAACCTGTGCCAGGCGATCCGCGCCACTCAGGGTAAAGGGCTGATGCCGGACGGCACCACCCGCTTCTTCAAGGACGGTAAGCCGATCTTCCACTACATGGGCACGTCCACCTTCTCTGAGTACACCGTGGTGCCGGAAATCTCACTGGCGAAAATCAACAAGGAAGCGCCGCTGGAAGAAGTGTGCCTGCTGGGCTGCGGCGTGACCACCGGCATGGGCGCGGTGATCAACACCGCCAAGGTGCAGCCGGGCGATACCGTGGCGATCTTCGGCCTGGGCGGTATCGGCCTGTCGGCGATCATCGGCGCGCAAATGGCCGGCGCAGGCCGCATCATCGGCATCGATCTCAACACCAGCAAATTCGATCTGGCGCGCAAACTGGGCGCCACCGATCTGATCAACCCGAAAGATTACGACAAGCCGATTCAGGACGTGATCGTCGAGCTGACCGACGGCGGGGTCGATTTCTCCTTCGAGTGCATCGGCAACGTTAACGTGATGCGCTCCGCGCTGGAATGCTGCCACAAGGGCTGGGGCGAGTCGGTGATCATCGGCGTCGCAGGCGCCGGTGAAGAGATCGCCACCCGTCCGTTCCAGCTGGTGACCGGCCGCGTCTGGCGCGGTTCGGCGTTCGGCGGCGTCAAGGGCCGTTCGCAGCTGCCGGGCATCGTCGAGCGTTATCTGAACGGCGAGTTCGCGCTGAACGACTTTATCACCCACACCATGGGGCTGGAGCAGATCAACGAAGCGTTCGATTTGATGCACGAAGGCAAATCGATCCGCACCGTTATCCACTTCGACCAATAA